One genomic segment of Garra rufa chromosome 13, GarRuf1.0, whole genome shotgun sequence includes these proteins:
- the serpina10a gene encoding serpin peptidase inhibitor, clade A (alpha-1 antiproteinase, antitrypsin), member 10a → MKSSIFSLLVRASLFAVSVLGQTTDVEELAKRNADFATRLYSKIASSNDDNVAVSTLGATLALATLAAGAGGATRTELLQGIGVAFMEKDGEPERIQTVMKELREGTAQIQATGLFMKQDVKADDSFTNQVKQFYSADVQNVNYASGQQAKGSIDDYVRGRTGDKVKDVVENVDPNSIAMLISAAFFTGQWLQPFNVTFTQEERFYVNKYKIVQVPMMLRSGKYYLAYDSALKVGILKLPCEEGIAMLILLPDEDVDYTYVDEAMTGEVFRGWVAKLKKTKLEIQMPRFSLKQSNSLSMSLPSLGIKEIFGSTADLSGISSDGGLKLSEVLQKVNVEVDETGGSVADASSNVFMTPLPPRLTFNRPFIFVVYHEATKFILYVGRVVDPTKN, encoded by the exons ATGAAGTCCAGCATCTTCTCCCTCTTAGTCAGAGCATCTCTCTTTGCTGTGTCCGTTCTTGGGCAAACCACAGATGTTGAAGAACTTGCCAAAAGGAATGCCGACTTTGCTACCCGGCTCTACAGCAAGATTGCAAGCTCAAATGATGACAACGTAGCCGTTTCGACCCTCGGGGCTACCTTGGCCTTAGCCACGTTAGCAGCCGGGGCTGGTGGGGCTACTCGCACCGAGCTGCTACAGGGTATAGGTGTGGCCTTCATGGAGAAAGATGGAGAGCCAGAACGGATTCAGACTGTAATGAAGGAGCTGAGGGAGGGCACAGCTCAAATCCAGGCCACTGGCCTCTTCATGAAGCAGGATGTCAAAGCAGATGACAGCTTCACCAACCAGGTTAAGCAGTTTTATAGTGCAGATGTTCAAAATGTGAATTATGCAAGTGGACAGCAGGCCAAAGGGAGTATCGATGATTACGTACGAGGCCGAACAGGGGACAAAGTCAAAGATGTGGTGGAGAACGTAGATCCAAACAGCATTGCAATGTTAATCAGCGCGGCTTTTTTCACAG GTCAGTGGCTGCAACCCTTTAACGTCACCTTCACCCAAGAGGAGCGTTTCTATGTGAACAAGTATAAAATTGTACAAGTGCCCATGATGCTTCGTTCGGGCAAATACTACCTGGCCTATGACTCCGCATTAAAGGTTGGCATTCTGAAACTGCCTTGTGAGGAGGGCATTGCCATGCTCATCCTTCTTCCAGATGAAGATGTGGACTACACCTATGTTGATGAAGCCATGACTGGTGAAGTATTTCGCGGATGGGTTGCAAAGCTGAAAAAGAC GAAGCTGGAGATTCAGATGCCCAGATTTTCACTGAAGCAGTCCAACTCATTAAGTATGAGTCTGCCCAGTCTGGGCATTAAAGAGATCTTTGGGAGTACAGCAGATCTTTCTGGAATCAGCAGCGATGGAGGCCTGAAACTGTCAGAG GTGTTACAGAAGGTCAATGTGGAGGTGGACGAGACCGGAGGCTCAGTGGCCGATGCCTCCAGCAATGTCTTTATGACCCCTCTTCCTCCCAGGCTCACATTCAACAGACCCTTCATTTTTGTTGTCTACCATGAGGCCACAAAATTCATCCTCTACGTAGGACGAGTGGTTGACCCAACTAAGAACTAA
- the prph2lb gene encoding peripherin 2-like b encodes MAVLKVTFTKTNRDKLAQVLWVLNWVSVVTGVTLFSLGLFLKIEIQKRRELMSKEIVSVPNMLICVGLTACAINFLGGKICYDCVDTTKFLRWKLLMLPYIICTFFFTFCILIGALMCYSMRNDLEESLFLGLRDAMRYYKDTDMPGRCYIKRTMDMLQMQFQCCGNGGYRDWFHIQWISNRYLDMTNSEVVERLRSNVEGKYLIDGVPFSCCGLHSARPCIQHQITNNSAHYNYDYHKEELNLNRRGCRQALLEHYTQIMQSIGLIVLIIWLFEVSVLTGVRYLQTAMENVLRLGDPDSESDGWLLENSIADTARYNFNIIKNLGKCYQVDDDPNIDVPSTSQQAQENVPVKQIPVAR; translated from the exons ATGGCAGTCTTAAAAGTGACATTTACGAAGACAAACAGAGACAAACTGGCCCAGGTTTTATGGGTTTTGAATTGGGTGTCTGTGGTAACTGGAGTCACGCTCTTCAGCCTAGGCCTGTTCTTAAAAATAGAGATCCAGAAGAGGCGGGAGCTGATGTCTAAAGAGATCGTGTCAGTGCCAAACATGCTTATCTGTGTTGGCTTGACTGCCTGTGCGATCAACTTCCTGGGGGGCAAGATCTGCTACGACTGCGTGGACACTACCAAGTTTCTGCGATGGAAGCTGCTGATGCTGCCTTACATCATATGTACCTTTTTCTTTACGTTTTGCATCCTCATTGGCGCTCTGATGTGCTATAGCATGCGTAATGATCTGGAGGAGTCGCTGTTTTTGGGCTTGCGTGATGCTATGCGCTACTATAAGGATACGGACATGCCAGGCCGCTGCTACATCAAGCGCACAATGGACATGCTGCAgatgcagtttcaatgctgcgGCAATGGAGGGTATCGAGACTGGTTTCACATTCAGTGGATTAGTAACCGATACCTGGATATGACCAATAGCGAAGTGGTGGA GCGGCTGCGGAGTAACGTGGAGGGGAAGTATCTGATCGATGGAGTGCCGTTCAGCTGTTGTGGCCTGCATTCTGCTCGGCCCTGCATTCAGCATCAAATCACTAACAATTCAGCACACTATAATTACGACTACCACAAGGAGGAGCTGAACCTGAACCGCAGGGGCTGCAGACAGGCCCTGCTGGAGCACTACACACAGATAATGCAGTCCATTGGCTTAATCGTTCTCATCATCTGGCTTTTTGAG GTGTCAGTGCTGACAGGAGTGCGTTATCTTCAGACAGCCATGGAGAATGTTCTGAGGTTAGGCGACCCTGACTCTGAGTCTGACGGCTGGCTTCTGGAGAACAGCATTGCGGACACCGCACGTTATAACTTCAACATCATCAAGAATCTAGGCAAATGCTACCAGGTAGATGACGATCCTAACATAGACGTACCAAGCACCAGCCAACAAGCACAAGAGAACGTGCCTGTAAAGCAAATCCCTGTGGCCCGGTAG